In Amia ocellicauda isolate fAmiCal2 chromosome 7, fAmiCal2.hap1, whole genome shotgun sequence, the genomic window GTAAGGCAGTGACTTAATTTATACAGGCACACGGGAAGAGCACacagtttattatttgtatacacTAACTATCtttcccctctctttctcttccccatCTCCCTCTTCCCTCAACCCCCCCCCATCTGGTCTACAATCTCCCTCATTCTCTCGGGCAGACGGAAGGAGATGTGGATGACACAGGAGCAAAGAAGGAGCATGAGAAGTTAGGAAAACTGGAATACAGTCTAGATTATGACTTTGCCAACagccaggtgtgtgtgtttgtgtctgtgtgtgtctctgtgagtgagtgtgtgtgtctgtgagtgtgtaagtgtgtctttctgtgtgtgcatgagggtgaatgtgaatgtgtttgtgtatctgtATTAAGAGCAATGTCTCTCTTCCCTCAGTTGATAGTGGGGATCCTGCAGGCCGATGAGCTACAGGCGATGGACATGGGGGGCACCTCTGACCCCTACGTCAAGGTTTACCTGCTGCCTGACAAGAAGAAGAAGTTCGAGACCAAAGTCCATCGCAAGAACCTGAGTCCTGTGTTCAATGAGACCTTCAACTTCAAGGtcagagagggaaggagagagggagtcagtgtatcagagtgtcagtcagccagtcagtgtgtcagccagtaaatcaataaatcagtgTATCACTCAGTCACTGACTGACACTCTGGCTGacttgactgacacactgactgactgtcagtgtgtcagtcaagtCAGCcagagtgtcagtcagtcagtcagtcaggtggTGTGTTATATTTTCtatcccctccctctctccctcagatCCCCTATGCAGAGCTGGGTGGGAAGACCCTGGTGATGGCCGTCTTCGACTTCGACCGCTTCTCCAAACATGACACCATTGGAGAGATCAAGCTGCCCATGAGCAGCCTGGACCTGGGGCAGCCCATACAGGAGTGGAGAGAACTGGAAAGTGCTGAGAAGGAGGAGGTATGGAGGGAAGGGATCAGGGAGCAAGGAAGAGAGACACTgagtggacactacagtacattaacactgactgtatgactggacactacagtacattaacactgactgactgactggacactacagtacattaacactgactgactgactgattggacactacgAATACGATAACACTTTTGTTAGTTTGATGCTACCTACCAAATTTACACTTTCTGTCGCTCAGTTTTCTTCATCAAATCCGTCAGGTGGTGCACtgacaactctctctctctctctctctctctctctcgctctcttttaGCAAGAAAAGCTGGGTGATATTTGTATCTCTTTGCGCTATGTGCCCACAGCTGGCAAACTTACTGTCATCGTGCTGGAGGCCAAGAACCTCAAGAAAATGGACGTGGGGGGACTTTCAGGTAATCACGTATAGTCAAATGTACCCATAAAAATCCCTTAAATCGCTCATAAAGTACAATATACATATGTAGtaatatgtataattatataatgtatacagtgatgtacagtatataataaaaagtatatatgcaaaatatgattttacaatattttgaatTACATGGAGGTAATGAGGTATTTTGAATTAGATGGAGGAATGAaagaataaaaaaggaaaatggtaaACTGATCGCAGATTCACATCTCCCATTTCACACTCATTGAGAAGTGTTGCCAGAATAAAAATGCACTAGTAGctaaaaatcaatacaattctACCCCCAAACCAGCCCTATATTTCTTTATAACAAACCCAAAGTCAATATATGTGATGTTTCCACCCTCCACCACATttacataaatgaataaacccATTCTCCGATTCTTTCTAGTAACTGTTCTGTATTAAAATCATTTTGccataattgtattaaaaaataattaattaaaatgagcagCCTCGATTAAAGCAAGTTGCAAAAAGAGTGTACCAACTTGCAAAACTAGAGCTCGAGGTAGGTCTTGTACACAACTGATTCAGTCATATGCTGTGCTCTTGTGGATGATTCTGTGCAGAAGCAAACCACGTGTTCACAGACATCTCTCTGAGAAGAGTATTGGTGACATTAGTTAGAGGCTGAACTGAATCTGAGATTCAAGGATGTGACATTTAGCAACCGTAGTGAAAACAGCAATGGAAAGTGTTTCTGCCACTCTCATGttatgaaaaatacataatttggaATTCATTCAAAATACACATCACAATTTATAATAAAAGTAGTCAAAAGTAGCCCAGGACAAAGACATTTTTCCCACggacaatgaaaaataaataagcctCATTGGAGCATGAAACCGCCTAATCTGGAAACCCATGGTAAGgaattgctatttattattgttcTCTTTTTTTGGTTAACCACGTATAGTTGAATCTGTGTAAGTTCAATGCGCGTATGATGCGATTCCACTCCTTATTTAAACAATATGTCcacctcccctccctctcccatcTATCTCCTTTTCCTTACCCCCCCTCTTTCCCTcttttctctcctcctctccatctctctccctccctccatcctcAATCCCCCCCACCTCCATCCCCTCTCCCCCACCGTCTCTCTATGTCAGACCCTTATGTTAAAGTTCACCTGATGCAGAATGGGAAGCGactcaagaagaagaagacgacAATTAAGAAGAACACACTGAACCCCTATTACAATGAGAGCTTCAGCTTCGAAGTCCCTTTCGAACAGATACAGGTGCAccgtccctccctccccctgtctctctctctgtctctctgtattgCTCTCTCTCAGTGCTCATGTATGGCAGTGTCTAGTTAGTTTCTTGGTCAGTCGTTCAGgtagtgtatcagtcagtcagtctttcTCAAATTCCTGAGAATGTCAGACCATATGTCTGTGAGTTGAAGCTGAAGCAAAGCAAGACAATGatccaaaacaaacaagcaagtttacattagaATGGTTGAAgaacaatacattttatgttttggaATGTCCTTTTCAAAGTTGTGTCAGGAACTGAAAATCATGCTCAAAAACCCACAAATGTTGAAAATGAGTTGAAACAGTTCTGCATGGAGGAGAAGGGGTTATAAGGGGGTGATGACCTTTTCACACAGGGGCATTGAGTGTTGCATAACTctcttgaataaatacattaaataagtatCAGTGTGTTATCTAATAAGTTTTGTTTGAAGATCTAATAACAGTCAGTGTCAAAAATATGCAGAAATGCAGAACATTAGACAGGgggcaaatacatttttcagggtACTTTATATTCttcccttctctctttctctctatttaTGTCTCTCTCACTGGCAGTAATATTGCCAAAACATTTAAACttcttgtttctctctctctctctgtagaagGTGCAGGTGGCAGTGACAGTGCTGGACTATGACAAGCTGGGGAAGAACGATGCCATAGGAAAGGTGTTTGTGGGCTGTGGCTCCTCGGGGACGCAGCTCCGCCATTGGTCAGACATGCTGGCCAATCCGCGGCGGCCAATTGCGCAGTGGCACACATTGCAACCTGAGGAAGACATCGACTCCATCCTGCAGGGCAACCCCCGCTGACCTCGCTCTCTACCCTCCACTGACCTCACATCCTGTCCCCTTAACATCACTTCCTGACTGGTGCTGACTTCACTTTCTGTTCTCCTGACATCACTTCGTGCCCGGCACTGACCTCACTTCCTGTCCCCTTACATTAACAACTCATCCTTCCCCCTTCGTGCTGACCTCATTTCCTACACTCCACTGACATCACTTCCTGCCTGTCAGTCAACTTTCCCCACTTTCcatctgtctgtgttttttaaaaatacttcCATATAGCATCAGTATAAAATCACCTTTAACCCACTACAGTGCTGATGTCACTTCCTGACTGCCACCTTTAAGGGGATGTCT contains:
- the syt5a gene encoding synaptotagmin Va isoform X2 produces the protein MRLVSSRKVRAMARRSVEAPPQDTEHVNNETSTPLHTHKDHFSSMKNKFMNELGRLPIPMWAVGAIVMVLCVLVVCCVLCVLKKCCAKKKKGKKARDKKKEMNKKKEGEEGTNSTEKTEGDVDDTGAKKEHEKLGKLEYSLDYDFANSQLIVGILQADELQAMDMGGTSDPYVKVYLLPDKKKKFETKVHRKNLSPVFNETFNFKIPYAELGGKTLVMAVFDFDRFSKHDTIGEIKLPMSSLDLGQPIQEWRELESAEKEEQEKLGDICISLRYVPTAGKLTVIVLEAKNLKKMDVGGLSDPYVKVHLMQNGKRLKKKKTTIKKNTLNPYYNESFSFEVPFEQIQKVQVAVTVLDYDKLGKNDAIGKVFVGCGSSGTQLRHWSDMLANPRRPIAQWHTLQPEEDIDSILQGNPR
- the syt5a gene encoding synaptotagmin Va isoform X1 gives rise to the protein MRLVSSRKVRAMARRSVEAPPQDTEHVNNETSTPLHTHKDHFSSMKNKFMNELGRLPTARKLPMWAVGAIVMVLCVLVVCCVLCVLKKCCAKKKKGKKARDKKKEMNKKKEGEEGTNSTEKTEGDVDDTGAKKEHEKLGKLEYSLDYDFANSQLIVGILQADELQAMDMGGTSDPYVKVYLLPDKKKKFETKVHRKNLSPVFNETFNFKIPYAELGGKTLVMAVFDFDRFSKHDTIGEIKLPMSSLDLGQPIQEWRELESAEKEEQEKLGDICISLRYVPTAGKLTVIVLEAKNLKKMDVGGLSDPYVKVHLMQNGKRLKKKKTTIKKNTLNPYYNESFSFEVPFEQIQKVQVAVTVLDYDKLGKNDAIGKVFVGCGSSGTQLRHWSDMLANPRRPIAQWHTLQPEEDIDSILQGNPR